In the Haloferula helveola genome, one interval contains:
- the purD gene encoding phosphoribosylamine--glycine ligase, which translates to MKILVVGKGGREHALVRALVESPGEHEVFCFPGSDAIFELAKPVEADGLESLVGWMKANAVELCVAGEESYLVKGEGLADLCEGAGIPCWGPHKQSAQLEASKEFAKGFLERHTIPTGKASAVASLEEARAAIGGGYPVVLKFDGLAAGKGVAVCLEESEGEAFLDEVFVQKRFGEGRVLVEEFLTGPEVSIFAAVVDDGYLVFTPARDYKRIGEGDAGANTGGMGAVASRQLIPAEALERIEKEIVAPTVAGLVSEGLPYRGFLYFGLMMTPDGPKVIEYNCRFGDPECQAVMPLVKGDLAGFCLAGAKGDLDLSKIAFDEGWSVCVVLASAGYPESSHSGDVISGLDTVGGARVYHAGTKLGPEGWETNGGRVLAVVAGGTDRESAVSSAHSAADHVRFDGMQRRRDIGILHFETP; encoded by the coding sequence ATGAAGATTCTGGTGGTCGGAAAGGGCGGGCGCGAACACGCGCTGGTGCGGGCATTGGTGGAGTCCCCGGGGGAGCACGAGGTGTTCTGTTTTCCGGGGAGTGACGCGATTTTCGAGCTGGCGAAGCCCGTCGAGGCCGACGGGCTGGAGTCGCTGGTCGGGTGGATGAAGGCGAACGCGGTCGAGCTCTGCGTGGCCGGGGAGGAGAGCTATCTGGTGAAGGGTGAGGGACTGGCGGATCTCTGCGAAGGGGCCGGCATTCCCTGCTGGGGACCGCACAAGCAGTCGGCGCAACTCGAGGCGTCCAAGGAGTTTGCGAAAGGTTTCCTCGAGCGGCATACGATCCCGACCGGCAAGGCTTCGGCGGTCGCCAGTCTGGAGGAGGCCCGGGCCGCGATCGGCGGCGGATATCCGGTGGTACTCAAGTTCGACGGTCTCGCTGCCGGGAAGGGCGTCGCCGTTTGTCTGGAGGAGTCCGAGGGCGAGGCGTTTCTCGACGAGGTATTCGTGCAGAAGCGATTCGGCGAGGGCCGGGTGCTGGTGGAGGAATTCCTGACAGGCCCGGAAGTTTCGATTTTCGCGGCTGTCGTCGACGACGGCTATCTCGTCTTCACCCCGGCCCGCGACTACAAGCGGATCGGCGAGGGAGATGCCGGAGCGAATACCGGAGGCATGGGGGCGGTCGCGAGCCGACAGCTGATTCCTGCGGAGGCATTGGAGCGCATCGAGAAAGAGATCGTCGCGCCCACCGTGGCGGGTCTGGTTTCTGAAGGTTTGCCGTACCGGGGCTTCCTCTACTTCGGACTGATGATGACACCCGACGGTCCGAAGGTGATCGAGTACAACTGTCGCTTCGGTGACCCCGAGTGCCAGGCGGTGATGCCGTTGGTGAAGGGGGATCTCGCGGGCTTCTGCCTGGCGGGCGCAAAGGGTGACCTGGATCTGTCGAAGATCGCGTTCGATGAAGGCTGGAGCGTCTGCGTGGTATTGGCATCCGCAGGCTATCCGGAGAGTTCGCACAGCGGTGATGTGATCTCGGGCCTGGACACCGTCGGTGGCGCCCGGGTTTACCATGCGGGAACGAAGCTCGGGCCGGAAGGCTGGGAAACCAACGGCGGTCGGGTGCTTGCGGTTGTTGCCGGTGGAACCGATCGCGAATCGGCGGTAAGTTCGGCCCACTCGGCGGCGGACCATGTGCGGTTCGACGGCATGCAACGGCGCCGCGATATCGGAATCCTCCACTTTGAGACACCATGA
- a CDS encoding DUF58 domain-containing protein, protein MSDLKLPECMRLLPVETMGVMRRLEWYARKRKQGTLTGRHTSPDKGFSVEFAEHREYAPGDDPKNLDWRVMAKSDRNVIRQYIEETNLRAMLAVDVSGSMRYTGDHAAQSGGVALSKLAYAKHLAAALAYLFVKQGDAAGLVTFDKAVKGFIRAGSRPSQVRRILEELHEVKAGEDTDVGEVLHGVAERIPRRGLVILISDLFDDPDKIIESLHHFDFRQHELVIFHLMAEEELTFPFQRFQRFRDLEGIEEMLRIDPRAVRAAYLEKIRDFVKRIDAACGRLRADYVAVNTKVPLRDTLLRYVGGRK, encoded by the coding sequence ATGAGCGATCTGAAGTTGCCCGAGTGCATGCGCTTGCTGCCCGTCGAGACGATGGGCGTGATGCGCCGTCTCGAGTGGTATGCCCGGAAACGGAAGCAGGGAACCCTGACCGGACGGCACACGTCGCCCGACAAAGGGTTCTCGGTCGAGTTCGCCGAACACCGCGAGTATGCGCCGGGCGACGACCCGAAGAATCTCGACTGGCGGGTGATGGCGAAGAGCGATCGCAATGTCATCCGTCAGTACATCGAGGAGACCAACCTGCGGGCGATGCTGGCGGTCGATGTCTCCGGTTCGATGCGCTACACCGGAGACCATGCGGCCCAGTCGGGAGGTGTCGCGCTTTCGAAACTCGCCTACGCCAAACACCTCGCCGCGGCCCTGGCCTATCTCTTCGTCAAACAGGGCGACGCGGCGGGTCTGGTGACCTTTGACAAGGCGGTGAAAGGCTTCATCCGCGCGGGCAGCCGGCCAAGCCAGGTCCGGCGGATCCTCGAGGAACTTCACGAGGTGAAGGCGGGCGAGGACACCGACGTTGGCGAGGTCCTGCATGGGGTGGCGGAGCGGATCCCGCGACGTGGCCTCGTGATCCTGATCAGCGACCTGTTCGACGATCCGGACAAGATCATCGAGTCGCTTCACCACTTCGACTTCCGCCAGCACGAGCTCGTCATTTTCCACCTGATGGCGGAAGAGGAGCTGACCTTCCCGTTCCAGCGCTTCCAGAGGTTCCGGGACCTTGAAGGGATCGAGGAAATGCTGCGGATCGACCCGCGAGCGGTGCGGGCGGCTTATCTGGAGAAGATCCGGGATTTCGTGAAGCGGATCGATGCGGCCTGCGGGCGTCTGCGTGCCGATTATGTGGCGGTGAACACGAAGGTGCCCTTGAGGGACACGCTTCTCAGATACGTGGGAGGGCGGAAATAG
- a CDS encoding PA14 domain-containing protein, whose protein sequence is MLFLNAWLLAGLAGVGIPILIHLVRKQAAKPIDWGAMRFLFDTLVVRRRKMEWEDLLLMAARCLLLALVALAVARPFVPPDSSVPWMFVLPASLLGIALFGGSFVLSNAKWRWLIRGGAMLLLLAVAGMIWLEKQLNLKRFEASGRRDVALVIDASDSMTIADAGGRTIFERAVSEARDLVNEAPRGTAFTVVLGGPAPQAVTAAPLTHRADVLGVLEGLKPVGGTFRAHDALGMATVALNEGLNASKEIIVFTDDQRHGWRLDNPGSWDGLGEAWEGMTAKPKLLLRSFGEPELYRNVALGNFELSRTVVGTDREVGIFVTVTNAGEEPVTPGPVELEIEGKIAGEQPVGLLVPGQSETVGFRHKFAKAGPAIIRARIAAKDDLGADDRLERVVAVRERLPVLIVDGNPTGGFFERASGYTALALAPGQALAGGSGGKYLMDPEVISAASLRADDLEGRDVVVLADVARLPKPVAERLATEVANGAGLVTIAGPRAEGAFYNTWRGAAGPVMPMPVGEESVEVDGLRLAPSTYVHEALEMFKESGDLDEALVRRWRKLGDPVDGAAQGAAFANGDAFLGSRVYGKGRSLMVSCAFDARAGNLPAKRAFVPLVHELVTWAAGGGISLNLKSNWSPSVVVGQGGGGLSARYFRRRGDKAVLERIDPGIDFRWMNEKAGKQLPLDDFRVEWEATLVPPVSGTYVFAVEVDDEFGLKIGDGPRMRAGVGKNELGRVTLEAGVPVEFKADYREDSGEAYVRLFWTPPGKAEQIVPANVFVPVRDATGEILKVIDPEGLAREAKVSAGRRGEELAIGGPAVPGIYEVEVGDIGATWLNGWKGGTLPVAVVRDEVESRFESMDKDDLEVMRSKLVVVEPRSVDDMLGVLQGKGFGREIWKVVAIAAFVLFLLESMLSRWVSKSRRMAEDVRVEFGDQPAWEGGRR, encoded by the coding sequence ATGCTGTTTCTGAACGCATGGTTGCTGGCCGGGTTGGCGGGGGTGGGGATTCCCATCCTGATCCACCTCGTGCGCAAGCAGGCGGCGAAGCCGATCGACTGGGGCGCGATGCGTTTCCTTTTCGACACGCTCGTCGTGCGGCGTCGCAAGATGGAGTGGGAGGACCTGCTCCTGATGGCGGCGCGTTGCCTGCTCCTCGCACTGGTCGCCCTTGCGGTGGCCCGGCCGTTCGTGCCGCCGGACTCGAGCGTGCCGTGGATGTTCGTCTTGCCGGCCAGCCTGCTCGGGATCGCGCTCTTCGGCGGCTCGTTCGTGCTCTCCAATGCCAAGTGGCGCTGGCTGATCCGCGGCGGGGCGATGCTGCTCTTGCTCGCGGTGGCGGGGATGATCTGGCTGGAAAAGCAGCTCAACCTGAAGCGCTTCGAGGCCAGCGGTCGGCGTGACGTGGCTTTGGTGATCGATGCTTCCGACTCGATGACGATTGCCGATGCAGGCGGCAGGACGATCTTCGAAAGGGCTGTGTCCGAAGCAAGGGATCTGGTCAATGAGGCGCCGAGAGGTACGGCGTTTACCGTGGTTCTCGGCGGGCCGGCGCCGCAGGCGGTGACCGCCGCGCCCCTGACCCATAGGGCCGATGTGCTCGGGGTGCTCGAGGGATTGAAGCCGGTTGGCGGAACCTTCCGCGCCCACGACGCGCTGGGGATGGCCACGGTTGCCCTCAACGAAGGGCTGAATGCCTCCAAGGAGATCATCGTTTTCACCGACGACCAACGCCACGGCTGGAGGCTGGACAATCCGGGCTCCTGGGACGGTCTCGGCGAGGCTTGGGAAGGCATGACGGCCAAGCCGAAGCTCCTGCTGCGGAGCTTCGGAGAGCCGGAGTTGTATCGCAACGTCGCGCTGGGGAATTTCGAGCTCTCGCGAACGGTGGTCGGCACCGATCGCGAGGTCGGCATCTTCGTGACAGTCACCAATGCCGGCGAGGAGCCCGTGACGCCTGGGCCGGTGGAACTGGAGATCGAAGGCAAGATCGCCGGAGAACAACCGGTCGGCCTGCTGGTTCCGGGGCAGAGCGAAACGGTCGGCTTCCGTCACAAGTTCGCGAAAGCCGGTCCGGCGATCATCCGGGCGCGGATCGCGGCGAAGGATGATCTTGGGGCTGATGACCGGCTTGAGCGGGTCGTGGCGGTACGCGAGCGGCTGCCGGTCCTGATTGTTGACGGCAATCCGACGGGCGGCTTCTTCGAGCGGGCGTCGGGCTACACCGCGCTCGCACTCGCTCCGGGGCAGGCACTCGCGGGCGGGAGTGGCGGCAAGTATCTGATGGATCCCGAGGTGATCTCGGCGGCGAGCCTGCGGGCGGACGATCTGGAAGGGCGCGACGTGGTCGTGCTGGCCGACGTGGCCCGCTTGCCCAAGCCGGTGGCGGAGCGCCTGGCGACGGAGGTCGCCAATGGAGCCGGGCTGGTGACGATCGCCGGTCCCCGTGCCGAGGGAGCGTTTTACAACACGTGGCGGGGTGCCGCCGGTCCGGTGATGCCGATGCCGGTGGGTGAGGAGTCGGTGGAGGTCGACGGCTTGCGGTTGGCGCCTTCGACCTATGTCCATGAGGCGCTCGAGATGTTCAAGGAGTCGGGCGATCTCGACGAGGCGTTGGTCCGCCGGTGGCGGAAGCTGGGCGACCCGGTCGATGGTGCCGCCCAAGGTGCTGCGTTCGCGAACGGCGACGCCTTTCTCGGTTCCCGTGTCTACGGCAAAGGTCGTAGCTTGATGGTTTCATGCGCCTTCGACGCCCGTGCCGGAAACCTGCCGGCCAAGCGGGCCTTCGTGCCGTTGGTTCACGAGCTGGTGACGTGGGCGGCGGGCGGCGGGATCTCGCTGAATCTCAAGTCGAACTGGAGCCCCAGCGTGGTCGTCGGGCAGGGTGGCGGCGGGCTTTCCGCTAGGTATTTCAGGAGGCGGGGCGACAAGGCGGTCCTCGAAAGGATCGATCCGGGGATCGACTTCCGCTGGATGAACGAGAAGGCCGGCAAGCAGTTGCCGCTCGATGACTTCCGGGTCGAGTGGGAGGCGACATTGGTGCCGCCGGTGAGCGGGACCTATGTGTTCGCCGTCGAGGTGGATGATGAGTTCGGTCTGAAGATCGGTGACGGTCCCCGGATGCGTGCCGGTGTGGGGAAGAACGAACTGGGGCGGGTGACGCTCGAGGCCGGTGTGCCGGTTGAGTTCAAGGCCGACTACCGTGAGGATTCCGGCGAGGCGTATGTGCGGCTTTTCTGGACGCCGCCCGGAAAGGCGGAGCAGATCGTGCCGGCCAATGTGTTCGTCCCGGTTCGGGATGCGACGGGCGAGATTCTGAAAGTGATCGACCCCGAGGGTCTTGCGCGGGAGGCGAAGGTTTCGGCAGGCCGCCGGGGCGAGGAACTGGCCATCGGTGGTCCGGCGGTGCCCGGGATCTACGAGGTGGAGGTTGGGGACATCGGTGCGACGTGGCTCAACGGTTGGAAAGGAGGAACGCTCCCGGTGGCGGTCGTCCGTGACGAGGTGGAGAGCCGGTTTGAGTCGATGGATAAGGATGATCTTGAGGTGATGCGTTCGAAGCTGGTCGTCGTCGAACCCCGATCGGTGGACGACATGCTGGGGGTGCTTCAGGGCAAGGGCTTCGGGCGGGAGATTTGGAAGGTTGTGGCGATCGCTGCCTTTGTCCTTTTCCTGCTCGAGAGCATGCTGTCGCGATGGGTTTCGAAGTCCCGCCGGATGGCGGAGGACGTGAGGGTTGAGTTTGGTGATCAGCCTGCTTGGGAAGGAGGCCGGCGATGA
- a CDS encoding Hsp20/alpha crystallin family protein, protein MILAQHLRNTSPWLNEFGRLFDSAFRRFESAPNDLRVLEDDNGWTLEVDLPGIAREDIELEAKEGKLQLRVKDSATYQLPVGKLVDTANITAKLDLGVLSLRLPKAETKTEVQRIEIH, encoded by the coding sequence ATGATCCTTGCACAACATCTTCGCAACACAAGCCCATGGCTCAACGAATTCGGACGTCTCTTCGACTCGGCCTTCCGTCGGTTCGAAAGCGCGCCGAATGACCTCCGCGTCCTTGAGGACGACAACGGCTGGACCCTCGAGGTCGACCTTCCGGGCATCGCCCGCGAGGACATCGAACTCGAGGCGAAGGAAGGCAAACTGCAACTCAGGGTGAAGGACTCGGCCACCTACCAGCTGCCGGTCGGCAAGCTGGTCGATACCGCGAACATCACCGCCAAACTCGACCTCGGCGTCCTCTCCCTGCGTCTCCCGAAGGCAGAGACCAAGACCGAGGTCCAACGCATCGAAATCCACTAA
- a CDS encoding Hsp20/alpha crystallin family protein, whose translation MNHETTCCQASAPEASTVETTVATRDGSSNSYVTPVWHARRTDHGVELEVTLPGVTKEALELEVRGSHLVLEARRPGSANDGRLIHGQPAPDGYRLKLRLGESLDGSGLRATLEAGILRASVPLVEAAQPKKIEIL comes from the coding sequence ATGAATCACGAAACCACTTGCTGCCAAGCTTCCGCACCGGAGGCATCGACCGTCGAAACCACCGTAGCGACTCGCGACGGGTCCTCGAACTCCTACGTCACCCCCGTGTGGCATGCCCGCCGGACCGACCATGGCGTCGAACTTGAGGTCACCCTTCCGGGCGTCACCAAGGAGGCGCTGGAACTCGAAGTCCGAGGCTCCCACCTGGTGCTCGAAGCGCGTCGTCCGGGTTCAGCAAACGACGGGCGTCTGATCCACGGACAACCCGCGCCCGACGGCTACCGCCTGAAGCTCCGGCTTGGCGAATCGCTTGACGGATCCGGACTCCGCGCGACCCTCGAAGCGGGAATTCTCAGGGCTTCGGTCCCGCTCGTCGAAGCGGCCCAACCGAAGAAGATCGAGATTCTCTGA
- a CDS encoding ubiquinone/menaquinone biosynthesis methyltransferase, producing MGEGTIQDPGYVRDAFARIADRYVTTNHVLSLGTDILWRRKVARIVRGWKPDRVLDVATGTGDLALEIQDACPTAEVVGSDFCAEMLEHAKERGLAKTLVADALALPFEDASFDVVTVAFGLRNMADYAAALREMGRVLRPGGHLLVLDFSLPEGPLRRPYRWYLHKVLPKLAGWLTRQADAYEYLAGSIEEFPMAGEMCGLIETCGYQDAEAVPLTFGVASIYTAESIG from the coding sequence ATGGGGGAGGGAACGATCCAGGATCCGGGTTACGTGCGCGATGCCTTCGCGCGGATTGCCGACCGATACGTGACGACGAATCACGTGTTGAGTCTCGGCACCGACATCCTGTGGCGGCGCAAGGTCGCCCGGATTGTCCGGGGCTGGAAACCTGACCGCGTTCTCGATGTCGCGACGGGCACCGGCGACCTCGCGCTTGAGATTCAGGATGCCTGCCCGACGGCGGAGGTGGTTGGCAGCGACTTCTGCGCGGAGATGCTCGAGCATGCCAAGGAGAGGGGGCTGGCAAAGACGCTGGTTGCCGATGCGTTGGCCCTGCCATTCGAGGATGCGTCATTTGATGTGGTCACCGTCGCCTTCGGGCTGCGCAATATGGCCGACTATGCCGCCGCGCTGCGGGAAATGGGGCGCGTCCTGCGGCCGGGCGGGCATCTGCTCGTTCTCGATTTCTCGCTTCCGGAAGGGCCGCTCCGGCGACCCTACCGCTGGTATCTTCACAAGGTGCTTCCGAAGCTCGCCGGCTGGCTGACTCGCCAAGCCGATGCCTATGAGTACCTCGCCGGATCGATCGAGGAGTTCCCGATGGCGGGCGAGATGTGCGGGCTGATCGAGACCTGCGGATATCAGGATGCCGAAGCGGTCCCGCTAACCTTCGGGGTGGCGAGCATTTATACGGCGGAGTCGATCGGGTAA
- a CDS encoding aspartate carbamoyltransferase catalytic subunit, translating to MARKDLLELASLSREEIDRILDQAVPFKDLFTRSVKKVPALKGKSVLMLFYEPSTRTHSSFEVAAKRLSADVTNFDVFQSSVVKGESVRETVETLQAMRTDFIVVRHKRSGLPGMIARQTKASVINAGDGAHAHPTQGLLDAFTVKEVIPAPAGRKVLIVGDILHSRVARSTSSVLRRLGMEVAYLGPGSLVPKACPDGVRRFTDYNEAMAWKPDVVYLLRVQMERQDVQYFPSLREYHRVYGVTPERLKRLDDEGIWLMHPGPVNRGVELCDEALDYGRSLINRQVENGIAVRMSVLYSLKPGGEE from the coding sequence ATGGCGCGTAAGGATCTTCTCGAACTGGCCAGCCTCTCCCGCGAGGAGATCGATCGGATTCTCGATCAGGCGGTGCCTTTCAAGGATCTGTTCACCCGCTCGGTGAAGAAGGTTCCCGCACTGAAGGGTAAGTCGGTGCTGATGCTCTTCTACGAGCCCTCAACCCGAACCCACTCGTCCTTCGAGGTCGCGGCGAAGCGGCTGTCGGCCGACGTGACGAACTTCGACGTGTTCCAATCCTCCGTGGTGAAGGGAGAGTCGGTTCGGGAGACGGTTGAGACCCTGCAGGCGATGCGGACCGATTTCATCGTCGTCCGGCACAAGCGCAGCGGACTGCCGGGAATGATCGCGCGCCAGACCAAGGCGAGCGTGATCAATGCGGGCGATGGTGCCCATGCACACCCGACGCAGGGATTGCTGGATGCCTTTACGGTCAAGGAAGTCATTCCGGCACCGGCGGGAAGGAAGGTGCTGATTGTCGGTGACATCCTCCACAGCCGGGTCGCGCGTTCGACGAGCAGCGTGTTGAGACGCTTGGGAATGGAGGTCGCGTATCTCGGTCCCGGTTCGCTCGTGCCGAAAGCCTGCCCTGATGGAGTGAGACGCTTCACGGACTACAACGAGGCGATGGCATGGAAGCCGGACGTCGTCTACCTGCTGCGGGTCCAGATGGAACGGCAGGACGTGCAGTATTTTCCCAGCCTCCGGGAGTATCACCGGGTCTACGGAGTGACGCCGGAGCGTCTCAAGCGTCTCGATGATGAAGGAATCTGGCTGATGCATCCCGGTCCGGTGAACCGCGGTGTCGAGCTGTGCGACGAGGCCCTCGACTACGGGCGCAGCCTGATCAATCGCCAGGTGGAGAACGGGATCGCGGTCCGGATGTCGGTGCTCTATTCGCTGAAGCCGGGCGGCGAGGAGTAG
- a CDS encoding GNAT family N-acetyltransferase, whose translation MIDMLVRLYALPESAELYANVDAQGINLRRARAFELHTVRDFVREHFSAKWVSEVEVAMTRQPIACFIATKDKEVLGFACYDTTMRGFFGPTGVSEAARGTGIGKALLFKSLEALRETGYAYAVIGGVGPREFYEKACGAIEIPGSDPGTYTDLLP comes from the coding sequence ATGATCGACATGCTGGTGCGGCTCTATGCGCTTCCGGAAAGCGCGGAGCTCTATGCGAACGTGGACGCTCAGGGGATCAACCTGCGGCGGGCGCGGGCTTTCGAGTTGCACACCGTCCGGGACTTCGTGCGGGAGCACTTTTCCGCCAAGTGGGTCAGTGAGGTGGAGGTAGCCATGACCCGCCAGCCGATTGCCTGCTTCATTGCCACGAAGGACAAGGAAGTGCTCGGCTTCGCGTGCTACGACACGACGATGCGCGGCTTCTTCGGGCCGACCGGAGTCAGCGAGGCTGCACGGGGTACGGGCATCGGCAAGGCGCTTCTGTTCAAGTCGCTTGAGGCGCTTCGCGAAACCGGCTATGCCTATGCGGTGATCGGTGGCGTCGGTCCCCGCGAGTTCTATGAGAAGGCATGTGGGGCGATCGAGATCCCCGGCAGCGACCCCGGGACTTACACCGACCTGCTACCCTGA
- the pyrR gene encoding bifunctional pyr operon transcriptional regulator/uracil phosphoribosyltransferase PyrR — protein sequence MSGTLGPSEIADGVEALADAIFQRTGDDNVALVGIRSRGDEVAERIRELLKSKGREVDFGTLDISLYRDDYEHLHQNPKLQGSDIEFEVDGARVILVDDVLFTGRTIRAALDALSDYGRPARVELATLIDRGHREMPIQPDYVGIPLETARHDHVYVSLVKTDGEDKIEIKPAT from the coding sequence ATGAGCGGAACCCTCGGCCCCAGTGAGATCGCGGACGGAGTCGAAGCCTTGGCGGATGCGATTTTCCAGCGTACGGGCGATGACAACGTCGCTCTGGTCGGGATCCGCAGCCGCGGTGACGAAGTGGCCGAAAGGATCCGGGAATTGCTGAAGTCGAAGGGCCGCGAGGTGGACTTCGGAACCCTCGACATTTCCCTCTATCGTGACGACTACGAGCACCTGCACCAGAACCCGAAGCTGCAGGGCAGCGACATCGAGTTCGAGGTCGACGGAGCCCGGGTGATCCTGGTCGACGACGTGCTTTTCACCGGGCGGACGATCCGCGCCGCACTCGATGCGCTCTCCGACTACGGCAGGCCCGCCCGGGTCGAACTGGCGACTCTGATCGATCGGGGCCATCGTGAGATGCCGATCCAGCCGGACTACGTCGGCATTCCGCTCGAGACCGCCCGCCATGACCACGTTTACGTGTCGCTCGTGAAAACCGACGGCGAAGACAAGATTGAGATCAAGCCCGCGACGTGA
- a CDS encoding AAA family ATPase, protein MQGAVGGRRMPRDMSTDDKAAVEKLHKVYGSMKEQVGRVIVGQEEVVEQALMAIFCKGHALLVGVPGLAKTLLVSTLSKALDLSFKRVQFTPDLMPADITGTDVLEVNPETGHRGFRFVHGPIFANLILADEINRTPPKTQAALLEAMQERHVTVGEHTLDLPKPFFVLATQNPIEQEGTYPLPEAQLDRFLFNIVVDYPTDEEEREIIRRVTSPGGEELGPMMNAEEIVHLQEVVKRVPVGDHVIDFAAKLTRATRPKEASAPEFVKEMVGWGAGPRAGISLISAAKAHAVLRGRFHATTGDVAAVAKPVLRHRVLTTFNAEAAGVTSDQVVERLLETLSPKEEIAV, encoded by the coding sequence ATGCAAGGTGCTGTTGGAGGGAGGCGTATGCCCCGGGATATGAGCACTGACGACAAGGCGGCGGTGGAGAAGCTCCACAAGGTTTACGGTTCGATGAAGGAGCAGGTCGGGCGGGTGATCGTCGGCCAGGAGGAGGTCGTCGAGCAGGCCCTGATGGCGATCTTCTGCAAGGGGCACGCGCTGCTGGTCGGCGTGCCGGGGCTGGCCAAGACCTTGCTCGTTTCCACGCTTTCGAAGGCGCTCGACCTGAGCTTCAAGCGGGTCCAGTTCACGCCGGACCTGATGCCGGCCGACATCACCGGCACCGACGTGCTCGAGGTCAATCCGGAGACCGGCCACCGCGGCTTCCGGTTCGTCCACGGCCCGATCTTCGCCAACCTGATCCTCGCCGACGAGATCAACCGGACGCCGCCCAAAACGCAGGCCGCCCTGCTTGAGGCGATGCAGGAACGGCACGTGACGGTGGGCGAGCATACGCTCGATCTTCCCAAGCCGTTCTTCGTGCTGGCGACCCAGAACCCGATCGAGCAGGAGGGCACCTACCCGCTGCCGGAAGCGCAGCTCGACCGGTTCCTTTTCAACATCGTGGTCGACTATCCGACCGACGAGGAGGAGCGCGAGATCATCCGCCGCGTGACCAGTCCCGGTGGCGAGGAACTCGGGCCGATGATGAATGCCGAGGAGATCGTCCACCTGCAGGAGGTCGTGAAACGGGTGCCGGTCGGCGACCACGTGATCGACTTCGCGGCCAAGCTGACCCGCGCGACACGGCCGAAGGAAGCTTCCGCTCCGGAGTTCGTGAAGGAGATGGTCGGCTGGGGTGCCGGACCGCGGGCGGGCATCAGCCTGATCTCCGCGGCCAAGGCCCACGCGGTGCTGCGCGGACGTTTCCATGCGACGACCGGGGATGTAGCGGCTGTGGCGAAACCGGTGCTGAGACACCGGGTGCTGACGACCTTCAACGCCGAGGCCGCGGGCGTGACCAGCGACCAGGTGGTCGAGCGGTTGCTCGAAACCCTTTCGCCGAAGGAAGAGATCGCGGTCTGA
- a CDS encoding prenyltransferase/squalene oxidase repeat-containing protein: MSFAKRMIGCAAAVVLAGASSMAQGPADPVFAEWQDRVEPAIEDALEFLSRMQREDGSFPENYGDSTGVPALVGMAYLSMGHLPTEGPYAEPLNRCIDFVLANQTREGLFEKGHAGSGPMYAHNIATLFLSEVSGMVDPERQRKIQKALPAALKLILRAQQVPKNERNQGGWRYHPGSRDSDTSCSGWALMALRSAKLNGAPVPDKAIADAVAYLERHQDERQGCFGYTGREDHAKTLTGMGLLCLELCGRHGTPETQKAADYVLRTFRGLPGGQFETYGIYYNAQAMFQVGGRYWAEFAPWLYETYLPQQREDGAWESREAGRIYGTSMMVLAFSVPWRQLPIYQRDETVDEE, translated from the coding sequence ATGAGTTTTGCGAAGCGGATGATCGGATGCGCAGCCGCGGTCGTGCTGGCCGGGGCGTCGTCGATGGCGCAGGGACCGGCTGACCCGGTCTTCGCCGAGTGGCAGGACCGCGTGGAACCCGCGATCGAGGATGCGCTTGAATTCCTTTCGCGGATGCAGCGTGAGGACGGATCGTTTCCGGAGAATTACGGCGATTCCACCGGAGTTCCGGCATTGGTCGGAATGGCGTACCTCTCGATGGGTCATCTGCCCACCGAAGGGCCGTACGCCGAGCCGTTGAACCGGTGCATCGACTTTGTGCTCGCGAACCAAACGCGGGAGGGGCTTTTCGAGAAGGGACACGCGGGAAGCGGCCCGATGTACGCGCACAACATCGCGACCCTGTTCCTTTCCGAAGTCAGCGGCATGGTGGATCCGGAGCGGCAGCGGAAGATCCAGAAGGCGCTGCCGGCAGCTCTGAAGCTGATCCTCCGGGCCCAGCAGGTCCCGAAGAACGAGAGGAACCAGGGCGGCTGGCGTTACCATCCGGGTTCCCGCGACAGCGATACCTCGTGCAGTGGCTGGGCGTTGATGGCTTTGCGTTCGGCCAAGCTGAATGGTGCGCCGGTGCCGGACAAGGCGATCGCGGATGCGGTGGCGTATCTCGAAAGGCATCAGGACGAACGGCAGGGATGCTTCGGCTATACCGGTCGCGAGGATCATGCCAAGACGCTGACCGGGATGGGGCTGCTGTGTCTGGAATTGTGCGGGCGTCACGGAACGCCGGAGACGCAGAAAGCGGCCGACTATGTTCTTCGTACTTTCCGGGGGTTGCCCGGAGGCCAGTTCGAGACCTACGGCATCTACTACAACGCCCAGGCGATGTTCCAGGTCGGCGGGCGGTATTGGGCGGAATTCGCGCCCTGGCTCTACGAAACCTATCTGCCGCAGCAGCGGGAAGACGGTGCGTGGGAGAGTCGCGAGGCCGGCAGGATCTACGGCACCTCGATGATGGTGCTCGCCTTCAGCGTGCCATGGCGCCAGCTGCCGATCTACCAGCGCGACGAGACGGTGGACGAGGAATGA